One part of the Gossypium raimondii isolate GPD5lz chromosome 1, ASM2569854v1, whole genome shotgun sequence genome encodes these proteins:
- the LOC105775673 gene encoding G-type lectin S-receptor-like serine/threonine-protein kinase At1g11330 encodes MGKTISCSVLLALISCFYLLFATALDTITPSKSIKDPDVIISQNGVFRLGFFSLANSSNRYVGILYNQIPVQTVVWVANRNRPLKDSSGILTISDDGNLVVSNGKAEVLWSSHVNNTAPNATTAQLLDSGNLVLSNGEDGASSLWESFEDPSNAFIETMKISTDVKTGRKVELKSWKSIDDPSDGNFSLSLEPFNSPEVIIRKNNQLYHRTGPWNGNSFIGLIDEYTAYLEGFDVVADNPQQAYYMTYDFSNDSMLIYIELDSQGKFIERKWDEGKGNWINKYSSYQTNCDVYGYCGAFGICDSSKRPICSCLKGFKPRNIEEWSRGNWSSGCFRTTPLQCKRDNNNGSGAGQGDDGFLEMKMMKVPAFPHPSSISNGQCKDQCMNMKNCSCVAYAHDDGIGCMLWSGDLIDVQKFSASGVDLYIRLPSSELDKGKSSKVIVITTVTAGIVAITISALFLWCGMAKQRGTNKRHKQIKHKSYSENVGESLIGVKLQQLPLFNFEELATATNNFHPEKKLGQGGFGPVYKGTLDDGKEIAVKRLSKASGQGLEEFMNEVVVMSKLQHRNLVRLFGCCVEAEEKILVYEFMPNKSLDAFLFDPVKRRLLDWRKRFNIIEGISRGLLYLHRDSRLRIIHRDLKASNVLLDQDLNPKISDFGMARIFGGGENQANTKRVVGTYGYMSPEYAMQGQFSEKSDVFSYGVLLLEIVSGRRNTSFYNNKDDLSLLGYAWRLWREGNIWRLVDEVIFESESDSNNEKEIWRCIHVGLLCVQEYTKDRPTISTVISMLNSEISDLNTPKQPAFTQAPLMSHNVKDRGSLNDVTLTNLDGR; translated from the exons ATGGGAAAAACTATTAGCTGCTCTGTTTTACTAGCTTTAATATCTTGCTTTTACTTACTATTTGCCACTGCTTTAGACACAATAACACCATCAAAATCCATCAAAGACCCTGATGTTATAATCTCCCAGAATGGTGTTTTCCGATTGGGATTCTTCAGCTTGGCTAACTCCAGCAATCGTTATGTAGGGATTCTCTACAATCAAATCCCCGTACAAACTGTTGTATGGGTAGCAAATAGAAACAGGCCTCTCAAAGACTCTTCTGGGATTCTTACCATATCAGATGATGGCAACCTTGTTGTTTCCAATGGAAAAGCTGAGGTTCTTTGGTCATCACATGTTAACAATACAGCTCCTAATGCAACAACTGCCCAGCTTTTAGACTCTGGAAACCTTGTCCTTAGTAATGGTGAGGATGGAGCAAGCAGCTTATGGGAGAGTTTCGAAGATCCTTCTAATGCCTTCATTGAAACTATGAAGATCAGCACTGACGTTAAAACGGGTCGTAAAGTGGAGCTGAAATCATGGAAAAGCATTGATGACCCATCTGATGGTAACTTTTCTCTTAGCCTTGAACCTTTCAACAGCCCCGAGGTCATCATTAGGAAGAATAACCAGCTCTATCATCGGACCGGTCCATGGAATGGGAATAGCTTCATTGGCTTAATAGATGAGTACACTGCTTATCTTGAAGGGTTCGATGTTGTTGCAGATAATCCACAACAAGCGTACTATATGACTTACGATTTTTCTAACGATTCTATGTTGATATACATTGAATTAGATTCTCAAGGAAAATTCATTGAACGGAAATGGGATGAGGGGAAAGGGAACTGGATAAACAAGTACTCTAGTTATCAAACAAATTGTGATGTTTATGGATACTGTGGGGCATTTGGAATATGCGATTCATCGAAACGACCCATTTGCAGTTGCTTAAAAGGGTTTAAGCCTAGGAATATAGAGGAATGGAGTAGAGGTAATTGGAGTAGTGGATGTTTTAGGACTACCCCTTTGCAGTGCAAAAGAGATAACAACAATGGCAGTGGAGCAGGCCAAGGTGATGATGGGTTTTTggagatgaagatgatgaaagtGCCAGCATTTCCGCATCCGTCATCAATAAGTAACGGCCAGTGCAAAGACCAATGCATGAATATGAAGAATTGTTCGTGCGTGGCTTATGCGCATGATGATGGCATTGGTTGCATGTTGTGGAGTGGAGATTTGATTGATGTCCAGAAATTCTCCGCTAGCGGCGTCGATCTTTACATTCGTCTGCCATCTTCGGAACTGG ATAAAGGGAAAAGTAGTAAGGTCATTGTTATTACAACAGTAACTGCGGGCATAGTCGCTATTACAATTTCTGCACTCTTCCTATGGTGTGGGATGGCTAAACAAAGAG GAACGAATAAAAGACACAAACAGATCAAACACAAATCTTATAGTGAAAATGTAGGAGAAAGTTTAATTGGTGTTAAACTCCAGCAGCTTCCACTATTCAATTTCGAAGAACTTGCCACCGCGACCAACAACTTCCATCCCGAAAAAAAGCTAGGGCAGGGTGGTTTTGGTCCGGTTTACAAG GGAACATTAGATGATGGAAAAGAAATAGCAGTGAAGAGATTGTCAAAAGCTTCGGGGCAAGGATTGGAAGAATTTATGAACGAAGTGGTGGTTATGTCAAAGCTCCAACATCGAAATCTGGTTAGATTATTTGGGTGTTGTGTTGAAGCAGAAGAGAAGATACTCGTCTATGAGTTCATGCCCAATAAAAGTTTGGATGCTTTTCTCTTTG ATCCTGTTAAACGAAGACTCTTGGATTGGAGAAAACGCTTCAACATTATTGAAGGGATCAGTCGAGGATTGCTTTATCTTCATAGAGATTCAAGATTAAGGATTATACATAGAGATCTAAAAGCAAGTAATGTTTTACTTGACCAagatttaaatccaaaaatttcagattttgggATGGCCAGGATCTTCGGAGGTGGCGAAAATCAAGCCAATACTAAAAGGGTTGTTGGAACTTA TGGTTATATGTCTCCTGAGTATGCAATGCAAGGGCAATTTTCAGAGAAATCAGATGTGTTTAGCTATGGAGTTCTACTACTAGAGATTGTTAGTGGAAGAAGAAACACAAGCTTTTACAACAATAAGGATGACCTCAGCCTCTTGGGATAT gcATGGAGATTATGGAGGGAAGGCAATATTTGGCGATTAGTAGACGAGGTGATTTTTGAGTCGGAATCAGattcaaataatgaaaaagaaatatggagATGTATACATGTCGGATTGCTATGCGTTCAAGAATATACTAAAGATAGGCCCACTATATCTACTGTTATTTCAATGCTTAATAGTGAGATTTCAGATCTTAACACTCCAAAGCAACCTGCTTTCACT